In Desulfobaccales bacterium, the following proteins share a genomic window:
- the lpxA gene encoding acyl-ACP--UDP-N-acetylglucosamine O-acyltransferase produces MAIDPTARIGPGVELAEGVEVGPGTIIEGPSRIGAGSRILAHSYIGPYTTIGARCQVGFGAVVGHEPQDYAFRGEESYTLIGDDTIIREYVTIHRGTKPGSATRVGQRCFLMALSHLAHNAQLGDDVIVVNGALVGGYVEVADRAYISGLCVIHQFCRVGTLALMRGGSRTSRDVPPYCIMDGDHTVRTLNLVGLRRAGFTSEQIQPLRQAFRILFLRRRNMREALREVENEVPLTPEVAHLLEFIRASRRGVAMGPGAAGGEGEI; encoded by the coding sequence ATGGCTATTGATCCCACCGCCCGGATAGGCCCGGGGGTGGAGCTGGCCGAGGGGGTGGAAGTGGGCCCGGGGACCATCATTGAGGGCCCCAGCCGCATCGGGGCCGGAAGCCGCATCCTGGCGCATTCTTACATCGGCCCTTACACCACCATCGGGGCCCGCTGCCAGGTGGGCTTCGGGGCGGTGGTGGGCCATGAGCCCCAGGATTACGCCTTCCGGGGGGAGGAGAGCTACACCCTCATCGGCGATGACACCATCATCCGGGAATATGTCACCATCCACCGGGGGACCAAGCCGGGGAGCGCTACCCGGGTGGGGCAGCGCTGCTTTCTCATGGCCCTGAGCCACCTGGCGCACAACGCCCAGCTGGGGGACGACGTCATTGTGGTGAACGGCGCCCTGGTGGGGGGGTATGTGGAGGTGGCGGATCGGGCCTACATTTCCGGGCTGTGCGTCATCCATCAGTTCTGTCGGGTGGGGACCCTGGCCCTGATGCGGGGAGGCTCCCGCACCTCCCGGGATGTGCCGCCATACTGCATCATGGACGGGGACCACACGGTGCGCACCCTCAACCTGGTGGGGTTGCGACGGGCCGGCTTCACCTCGGAGCAGATCCAGCCCCTGCGCCAGGCCTTCCGGATTCTCTTTCTGCGGCGCCGGAATATGCGGGAGGCCCTGCGGGAGGTGGAAAACGAGGTGCCCCTGACGCCGGAGGTGGCGCATCTGCTGGAGTTCATCCGCGCCTCCCGCCGGGGGGTGGCCATGGGCCCGGGCGCCGCTGGGGGTGAGGGTGAAATATAA
- the rfaQ gene encoding putative lipopolysaccharide heptosyltransferase III: MKYNRVLVINLKQAGDVLVSSPVIAAVHEAWPGAEVSMLVARGTEDMVRGHPGLKRVYAVNRRQGSWRETVRLVRELRRQRFDLALDLSWGDRGAFLAWASGAGERVGFARQRQPLWQRWGTFTRLVPRPPLKMHMVEQNLEALRALGATPGHPRLAFYWDEETERRVKALLADLGLAGRPYAVVHPGAGWRFKCWTPAGYARVIEALEEERGLPVVLTGAPGPLDRELVEEILAQCRVRPRVLVGQTSLMGLGVLIARARLFFGVDSAPMHLAAAVGTPAAALFGPSGDFNWGPWGDGHRVIRKGWDCQPCGRAGCEDTKISRCLTELSPAEVLAALAGWPV, encoded by the coding sequence GTGAAATATAACCGGGTCCTGGTCATCAACCTGAAGCAGGCAGGGGATGTGCTGGTGAGCAGCCCGGTCATCGCCGCGGTCCACGAAGCCTGGCCCGGAGCGGAGGTGAGCATGCTGGTGGCCCGGGGGACCGAGGACATGGTGCGGGGCCACCCGGGGCTGAAGCGGGTCTACGCCGTCAACCGGCGCCAGGGGAGCTGGCGGGAGACGGTCAGGCTGGTCCGGGAACTCAGGAGGCAGCGTTTCGATCTGGCCCTGGACCTTTCCTGGGGGGATCGGGGGGCTTTCCTGGCCTGGGCCAGCGGGGCCGGGGAGCGGGTGGGGTTTGCCCGGCAGCGGCAGCCTCTCTGGCAGCGGTGGGGCACCTTCACCCGCCTGGTGCCCCGGCCACCGCTGAAAATGCACATGGTGGAGCAGAATCTGGAGGCTCTGCGCGCCCTGGGGGCAACTCCGGGGCATCCCCGCCTGGCCTTTTACTGGGATGAGGAAACGGAGAGGCGAGTCAAGGCACTGCTGGCCGACCTGGGTTTGGCGGGGCGCCCGTATGCCGTGGTGCATCCCGGGGCCGGCTGGCGTTTCAAATGCTGGACCCCGGCGGGCTATGCCCGGGTTATTGAGGCCCTGGAGGAGGAGCGGGGGTTGCCGGTGGTGCTGACGGGTGCGCCTGGCCCCCTGGACCGGGAGCTGGTGGAGGAAATTCTCGCTCAATGCCGGGTGCGGCCCCGGGTGCTCGTGGGGCAGACGTCGCTGATGGGACTGGGGGTGCTCATCGCCCGGGCCCGGCTATTCTTCGGGGTGGACAGCGCGCCCATGCATTTGGCGGCGGCGGTGGGCACGCCCGCGGCGGCCCTCTTCGGCCCCAGCGGCGATTTCAACTGGGGGCCCTGGGGCGACGGCCACCGGGTGATCAGGAAGGGCTGGGACTGTCAGCCCTGCGGCCGGGCGGGCTGTGAGGACACCAAAATCAGCCGCTGCTTGACCGAGCTGAGCCCGGCGGAAGTGCTGGCGGCCCTGGCGGGGTGGCCGGTTTAA
- a CDS encoding glycosyltransferase family 4 protein has product MRIAVLRQRLTGGGGAETTLSYLLRGLAAAGHEVVVLASEAPETGRRLVGEGAGYVAVPVWGGKAGRALSYALNARRLLRELKAQVVFSLERTLSAHVYRAGDGCHREWLARQRPQLTMAGRVWQNLRPLNRVLLWLEKKLFTAPELSRVIANSRMVREEIIRHYGLPREKLIVIHNGVDRERFRVPAPQEREKIRRTLGVGPQEKVVLFVGSGFGRKGLAYLISALAALPDTEARVWVAGRGSVRRYQNLARRLGVGDRVRFVGPVAEVAPYYQAADLLALPTLYDPLSNVVLEALACGCPVVTTTANGAAEFITPGVNGEVVAAPWEIGELARALEQTLNRGREPEVEAAAVAAVAELSWEETVRRTLAVLEEARPRS; this is encoded by the coding sequence ATGCGGATTGCCGTGCTCCGGCAGCGGCTGACCGGCGGGGGCGGGGCGGAGACTACTCTCAGCTATCTGCTCCGGGGGCTGGCGGCAGCCGGCCATGAGGTGGTGGTGCTGGCCAGCGAGGCACCGGAGACCGGCCGGCGCCTGGTGGGGGAAGGGGCCGGCTACGTGGCCGTGCCGGTGTGGGGCGGCAAGGCGGGGAGAGCGCTGAGCTATGCCCTCAACGCCCGGCGGCTGCTGCGTGAGCTTAAGGCGCAGGTGGTCTTCAGCCTGGAGCGCACCTTGAGCGCTCACGTCTACCGGGCCGGGGACGGCTGCCACCGGGAGTGGCTGGCCAGGCAGCGGCCGCAGCTTACCATGGCGGGACGGGTGTGGCAAAACTTACGGCCCCTGAACCGGGTTCTCCTGTGGCTGGAAAAAAAGCTCTTTACCGCCCCGGAGCTTTCCCGGGTGATCGCCAACTCCCGCATGGTCCGGGAGGAGATCATTCGGCATTATGGTCTCCCCCGGGAGAAGTTGATCGTCATCCATAACGGGGTGGACCGGGAGCGGTTTCGGGTGCCGGCGCCACAGGAGCGGGAAAAGATCCGCCGGACATTAGGGGTGGGACCACAAGAGAAGGTGGTGCTCTTTGTGGGCTCGGGGTTCGGCCGCAAGGGGCTGGCTTATCTCATCTCCGCCCTGGCGGCCTTGCCGGACACGGAGGCGAGGGTGTGGGTGGCAGGGCGGGGGAGCGTCCGGCGCTATCAGAATCTGGCCCGGAGGTTGGGGGTGGGCGACCGGGTGCGGTTTGTGGGGCCGGTGGCGGAGGTGGCCCCCTATTACCAGGCGGCGGACCTTCTGGCCCTGCCTACCCTGTATGACCCTTTAAGCAACGTGGTGCTGGAGGCCTTGGCCTGCGGCTGCCCGGTGGTCACCACCACGGCCAACGGTGCGGCGGAATTCATCACTCCGGGAGTGAACGGGGAGGTGGTGGCGGCGCCCTGGGAGATCGGGGAGCTGGCCCGGGCCCTGGAACAGACTTTGAACCGGGGCCGGGAGCCCGAAGTGGAGGCGGCGGCGGTGGCGGCGGTGGCCGAGCTTTCCTGGGAGGAGACGGTTAGGCGCACGTTGGCGGTGCTGGAAGAAGCCCGGCCGCGGAGCTGA
- a CDS encoding alcohol dehydrogenase catalytic domain-containing protein has product MRALYFDGQHLGLREMPPPRPGPGEALVQVHLAGVCRTDLEVLKGYYGFTGVPGHEFTGEVVEAPEPKWRGRRVVGEINIPCGQCPRCRAGLRRHCEHRRVLGLKGLNGTWAEYLVLPAANLLPVPEELPEETAVFAEPLAAAVAVLEAAAPVAGGRALVVGDGVLGLLTSWVLALAGAEVHLAGHYQEHLLLGRPYGVEGYLEADLPPGEYDLVVEASGSPGGLHLALERVRPRGTIVMKSTFQGEVALPPARLVVPEVRLVGSRCGPLVGALRLLTRGWIDPRPLIQGVVPLSAGPAGPEMARQPGGLRVLLDCRR; this is encoded by the coding sequence ATGCGGGCCCTGTACTTCGACGGCCAGCACCTGGGGCTCAGAGAGATGCCTCCACCCCGGCCGGGTCCGGGGGAGGCCCTGGTACAGGTGCATCTGGCGGGGGTGTGTCGCACCGACCTGGAGGTCCTCAAGGGCTACTACGGCTTCACCGGGGTGCCGGGGCATGAATTTACCGGCGAGGTAGTGGAGGCGCCGGAGCCTAAGTGGCGGGGGCGCCGGGTGGTGGGGGAGATCAATATCCCCTGCGGGCAGTGTCCCCGCTGCCGGGCCGGATTGAGGCGGCACTGCGAGCACCGCCGGGTCCTGGGCCTGAAGGGGCTGAACGGCACCTGGGCGGAGTATCTGGTGTTACCGGCCGCCAACCTGCTGCCGGTGCCGGAGGAGTTGCCGGAGGAGACGGCGGTCTTTGCCGAGCCTTTGGCGGCGGCTGTGGCGGTTTTGGAGGCGGCGGCCCCGGTGGCTGGGGGTCGGGCGCTGGTGGTGGGCGACGGGGTGCTGGGCCTCCTCACCTCCTGGGTATTGGCGCTCGCCGGCGCCGAGGTGCATCTGGCCGGCCACTATCAGGAGCACCTTCTCCTGGGGCGGCCGTACGGGGTGGAGGGGTATCTGGAGGCTGACCTGCCGCCGGGGGAGTATGACCTGGTGGTGGAGGCCAGCGGCTCCCCTGGCGGCCTGCATCTGGCCCTTGAGAGGGTGCGCCCCCGGGGAACGATAGTCATGAAGAGCACCTTCCAGGGGGAGGTGGCTCTCCCTCCGGCCCGGCTGGTGGTGCCGGAGGTGCGCCTGGTGGGCAGCCGCTGCGGACCGCTTGTGGGGGCGCTGCGGTTGCTGACCCGGGGCTGGATCGATCCCCGGCCCCTTATCCAGGGCGTGGTGCCGCTGTCTGCAGGGCCTGCAGGACCGGAGATGGCCAGGCAGCCGGGGGGCCTGAGGGTGCTGTTGGACTGCCGACGCTGA
- a CDS encoding trypsin-like peptidase domain-containing protein — protein sequence MSKNVRYGVGWLGLPLAAVAAVLTWGQINHTGAQGAMGLQADFIRVVEQVRPSVVSLKAIKVVTYQVPGPPEDFFRGTPFEGIFRDYGPQQIRRRQVGQGSGFIIDNRGHILTNSHVVAGAQQILVRFDDGRETTGRVVGSNPKFDIALIRTQPVGYRPAILGDSSQIRVGQWAIAIGSPFGLEQTVTVGVISATGRRGVGQGTATDFIQTDASINPGNSGGPLLDINGRVVGINSMIVSTGQGIGFAIPINLARRIITPWLAGG from the coding sequence ATGTCCAAGAATGTCCGTTACGGCGTAGGGTGGCTGGGCCTGCCGCTGGCGGCGGTGGCGGCGGTGCTGACCTGGGGACAGATCAACCATACCGGAGCCCAAGGGGCCATGGGCCTGCAGGCCGACTTCATCCGGGTGGTGGAGCAGGTGCGGCCTTCGGTGGTGAGTCTCAAGGCCATCAAGGTGGTCACCTACCAGGTTCCGGGCCCACCGGAGGATTTCTTCCGGGGGACACCCTTTGAGGGCATCTTCCGGGATTATGGGCCGCAGCAGATCCGGCGTCGCCAGGTGGGGCAGGGGTCAGGTTTTATCATCGACAACCGGGGGCACATCCTCACCAATTCCCATGTGGTGGCCGGGGCCCAGCAGATCCTGGTGCGCTTCGATGACGGCCGGGAGACCACCGGCCGGGTGGTGGGGAGCAATCCCAAATTCGACATCGCCCTGATCCGCACCCAGCCGGTGGGGTATCGGCCGGCGATCTTGGGGGATTCCTCCCAGATCCGGGTGGGGCAGTGGGCCATCGCCATCGGCAGCCCCTTCGGCCTGGAGCAGACGGTGACCGTGGGGGTGATCAGCGCCACCGGCCGCCGGGGGGTGGGGCAGGGCACCGCCACGGATTTCATCCAGACAGACGCCTCCATCAACCCGGGGAACAGCGGCGGGCCGCTACTGGACATCAATGGCCGGGTGGTGGGCATCAACTCCATGATCGTCTCCACCGGCCAGGGGATCGGCTTTGCCATCCCCATCAACCTGGCCCGGCGGATCATCACCCCGTGGCTGGCGGGGGGATAA
- a CDS encoding adenylate/guanylate cyclase domain-containing protein yields the protein MSFLLITLLSFLSLGRTLENQALDLAYRLRPHRAPPESLLIVAIDEPSLKEIHLPWPWPRQLHAALVERLRAAGARLIIFDLLFSEPGPDPEGDRLLAGAMLRAGNVLLAETYEVAEDRQFSRRFLIQPVESLRRAAWGLGLSMVTPDEDGVVRRFCCSLGGRPTLPAMAVQFCRGPTPLPPGPALIDFVGPPRSVEIVSYYRLLEADNPFPLARVKDRVVWVGRVMETQDPLRKAADALYTPFFASSGQFMAGVEIQAQICHTLLQGASGRELPPLARVAVYLGLFLAAGLGFSRLTPTAGLAILAGAVAILWGTSFTVFGCWRWWLPPLLPSVGLTLAWAGHALSQYLLDLREKRWLRQAFSRYLSPRVIELLTADPKRLELGGEEMEVTVLFADLAGFTALSEEMPPPELVRTLNEFLTPMTRVILECGGTLDKYIGDGLMALWGAPLPAADHAVLACRAALKMQEEFRLLQVGWRIRGLTRLEVRLGLHSGPVVAGNVGSKERLDYTVLGDTVNLAARLETVNKVYGTRIIISEATRKQLPDTFLVRELDRVQVRGREGPVTIFELLGRMDPHAAQPPWLSRFAAGRQAYLHRDWHRAGTYFQEVLSLKKGDRPAQIFLARCREYEISPPAADWNGLHVVDGK from the coding sequence GTGAGCTTCCTGTTGATCACCCTCCTCAGCTTCCTTTCCCTGGGCCGGACCCTGGAAAATCAGGCCCTGGACCTGGCCTATCGCCTGCGACCGCACCGGGCACCCCCGGAAAGCCTCCTCATCGTGGCCATTGACGAGCCCTCCCTTAAGGAGATTCACCTCCCCTGGCCCTGGCCCCGGCAGTTGCACGCCGCCTTGGTGGAGCGCCTTCGGGCCGCCGGCGCCCGCCTCATCATCTTCGACCTGCTCTTTTCCGAACCCGGCCCTGATCCGGAGGGCGACCGCCTGCTGGCCGGGGCCATGCTCCGGGCGGGAAATGTCCTGTTGGCTGAAACCTATGAGGTGGCCGAGGACCGGCAGTTTTCCCGGCGCTTCCTCATCCAGCCGGTGGAGTCCTTGCGCCGCGCCGCCTGGGGCTTGGGGCTCAGCATGGTCACTCCCGATGAGGACGGGGTGGTGCGCCGCTTCTGCTGTTCCCTCGGCGGCCGGCCCACCCTCCCCGCCATGGCGGTGCAGTTCTGCCGCGGCCCTACCCCTCTTCCTCCGGGGCCTGCCCTCATCGACTTTGTCGGGCCGCCCCGGAGCGTGGAGATCGTCTCTTACTACCGTCTCCTGGAGGCCGACAATCCCTTCCCCCTGGCCCGGGTCAAAGACCGCGTCGTCTGGGTGGGGCGGGTGATGGAGACTCAGGACCCGCTCCGGAAAGCCGCGGATGCCCTTTACACCCCGTTTTTCGCCAGTTCCGGTCAGTTCATGGCCGGGGTGGAGATCCAGGCCCAGATCTGCCATACTCTGCTCCAGGGCGCTTCCGGCCGTGAACTTCCCCCCTTGGCCCGGGTGGCGGTTTATCTGGGTCTGTTCCTGGCCGCCGGCCTCGGGTTTTCCCGGCTCACCCCGACAGCGGGGCTGGCCATCCTGGCGGGCGCCGTGGCCATACTGTGGGGGACCTCCTTCACCGTCTTCGGCTGCTGGCGCTGGTGGCTGCCGCCGCTGCTGCCCTCGGTGGGGCTCACCCTGGCCTGGGCCGGCCACGCCCTGTCCCAATACCTCCTGGACCTCCGGGAAAAACGCTGGCTCAGGCAGGCCTTCAGCCGCTATCTCTCCCCCCGGGTCATCGAGCTCCTCACCGCTGACCCCAAGCGCCTGGAATTGGGCGGCGAGGAGATGGAGGTCACGGTGCTCTTTGCCGACCTGGCTGGCTTTACCGCCTTGTCCGAAGAGATGCCGCCCCCGGAGCTGGTGCGCACCCTCAACGAATTCCTCACCCCCATGACCCGCGTCATCCTCGAATGTGGGGGGACGCTGGACAAGTACATCGGGGACGGCCTCATGGCCCTGTGGGGCGCGCCGCTGCCGGCGGCGGACCATGCCGTGCTGGCCTGCCGGGCGGCTTTGAAGATGCAGGAGGAGTTCCGGCTTCTGCAGGTGGGCTGGCGCATCCGGGGCCTCACGCGCCTGGAGGTCAGGCTGGGGCTGCATTCCGGCCCGGTGGTGGCCGGCAACGTGGGCTCCAAGGAGCGCCTCGATTACACCGTCCTGGGGGATACCGTCAACCTGGCAGCCCGCCTGGAGACGGTGAACAAAGTCTACGGCACCCGCATCATCATCAGCGAGGCCACCCGGAAACAACTGCCGGACACCTTCCTGGTGCGGGAGCTGGACCGGGTGCAGGTCCGGGGCCGGGAAGGACCGGTGACCATCTTTGAATTATTGGGCCGGATGGATCCCCACGCCGCCCAGCCCCCCTGGCTCAGCCGCTTTGCCGCCGGCCGGCAGGCCTATCTCCACCGGGACTGGCACCGGGCCGGTACTTACTTTCAGGAGGTCCTGAGTCTGAAAAAAGGGGACCGCCCCGCGCAGATCTTTCTGGCCCGCTGCCGGGAGTATGAAATCTCTCCCCCTGCCGCCGACTGGAACGGCCTCCACGTGGTGGACGGCAAATAG
- a CDS encoding branched-chain amino acid ABC transporter permease, with protein MSGWTDLVQFLFAGITAGAIYALVALGFGVVHNTMGIVNFTQVDFVSLGGMLLYSALNAGGLPAPLAVAAAVAGVTLIGALVEVLGVRPSRSESHLVLIFLTIGLSIILRGLMKLIWGKNRLAVPPLAGEAVWSLGGATILTQTVWIVILTTVAIVGLRWFFRHTDLGLAMRAVAANETAAAVVGLRVWRVKAASFALAGALGGLAGALVTPITTLAYDVGVLLGLKGFAAAILGGFGSFPGAIVGGLILGLLESLAAGYLSSAYKDVLAFVVLMGVLFVRPRGLLG; from the coding sequence ATGAGCGGCTGGACGGACTTGGTGCAGTTCCTCTTTGCCGGGATCACGGCGGGGGCGATCTATGCCTTGGTGGCCCTGGGCTTTGGGGTGGTGCACAACACCATGGGCATTGTCAACTTCACCCAGGTGGATTTCGTCTCCCTGGGAGGCATGCTCCTCTATTCGGCCCTGAACGCCGGGGGGCTGCCGGCGCCGCTGGCCGTGGCGGCGGCGGTGGCAGGGGTGACGCTGATTGGCGCCCTGGTGGAGGTGCTGGGGGTGCGGCCCTCCCGCTCGGAGAGCCACCTGGTGCTCATCTTCCTCACCATTGGCCTGTCCATCATCCTCAGGGGCCTGATGAAGCTCATCTGGGGAAAGAACCGCCTGGCGGTGCCCCCCCTGGCGGGGGAGGCGGTCTGGAGCCTGGGCGGGGCCACCATCCTCACCCAGACGGTGTGGATCGTGATTCTCACCACTGTGGCCATAGTGGGGCTGAGGTGGTTTTTCCGGCACACCGACCTGGGCCTGGCCATGCGGGCGGTGGCCGCCAACGAGACTGCGGCGGCGGTGGTGGGCCTCAGGGTCTGGCGGGTGAAGGCCGCCAGCTTCGCCCTGGCCGGTGCCCTGGGAGGGCTGGCCGGGGCTCTGGTCACGCCCATCACCACCTTGGCCTACGATGTGGGGGTGCTGCTGGGCCTGAAAGGCTTTGCCGCCGCCATTTTGGGCGGGTTCGGCTCCTTTCCCGGCGCCATCGTGGGGGGGCTGATTCTGGGGCTTTTGGAAAGCCTGGCGGCGGGGTATCTCAGCAGCGCCTATAAGGATGTCCTGGCCTTCGTGGTATTGATGGGGGTGCTGTTTGTGCGGCCCCGGGGACTTTTGGGATAA
- a CDS encoding thiamine pyrophosphate-dependent enzyme, protein MGSERLLLGNEAIGRALVEGGVTLAASYPGTPASEILAAVVAAAQETGAKVHAEWSLNEKVAFETALANAMCGRRSAVAMKQVGLNVAADPFFRAAYLGVTGGFLVVAADDPGPHSSQTEQDSRLLALAAQVPVLDPFDPREAREMVHVGLLLSERYELPVMLRPTTRVCHARQNLPLGEVVSWERPARFVKDPGRWAATPVFVRDLHRRLNDKLAAIAREAEWTPDFLPGDGRRPEKCIVASGVAAAHALDMLTELKAAGQVDFYRVKMPFPLHQPWVEQVLGTYGEILVLEETAPVIELQLGLGRVKGRATGTVPGQGELTPEVLGRVLAGFLGLTAPEAPAPAAGGVRPSLCPGCGHRGVFYAIRETFPEGIFPSDIGCYTLGINLQAVDTCHCMGAGISQAAGFYHAYAAGGDFPPIVATIGDSTFYHAGIPALINAVFHRARFILVILDNQTTAMTGHQPTPALGITAQGLPATPVPLPELLRACGVTFLREVEAYNLPEVKDILLEADRFCRSPEGGVAVIIARHPCLLTPEGRRQPRYRVRVTEECIGCGHCLEAFECRGLKWEEAEGRAAIDPVTCAGCGVCVHVCPAGAIESESGD, encoded by the coding sequence GTGGGGTCTGAACGCCTGCTTTTGGGAAATGAAGCCATCGGCCGGGCCTTGGTGGAAGGTGGCGTCACCCTGGCGGCCTCCTACCCCGGCACCCCGGCCTCGGAGATCCTGGCGGCGGTGGTGGCCGCAGCTCAAGAGACCGGGGCAAAAGTCCACGCCGAGTGGAGCCTCAACGAAAAGGTGGCCTTCGAGACTGCCCTGGCCAACGCCATGTGCGGCCGACGGTCGGCGGTGGCCATGAAGCAGGTGGGGCTGAATGTGGCGGCGGACCCCTTTTTCCGGGCGGCCTACCTGGGGGTGACGGGGGGCTTCCTGGTGGTGGCGGCCGACGACCCCGGTCCCCACAGCTCCCAGACGGAGCAGGACAGCCGCCTCCTGGCTCTGGCGGCCCAGGTGCCGGTCCTGGACCCCTTCGACCCCCGGGAAGCCCGGGAGATGGTACATGTGGGCCTTTTGCTTTCCGAGCGCTATGAGTTGCCGGTGATGCTCAGGCCCACCACCCGGGTCTGCCATGCCCGGCAGAATCTGCCGCTGGGGGAGGTGGTCTCCTGGGAGCGGCCGGCCCGGTTCGTCAAGGATCCCGGGCGCTGGGCCGCCACCCCGGTGTTTGTCCGGGACCTGCACCGGCGGCTGAATGACAAGCTGGCAGCCATTGCCCGGGAGGCGGAGTGGACGCCGGATTTTCTGCCCGGAGACGGCCGCCGGCCGGAAAAGTGCATCGTGGCCTCAGGGGTGGCGGCGGCCCATGCCCTGGATATGCTGACGGAGCTTAAGGCCGCAGGCCAGGTGGATTTCTACCGGGTGAAGATGCCCTTTCCCCTGCATCAGCCCTGGGTGGAGCAGGTCCTGGGCACGTATGGGGAGATCCTGGTCCTGGAAGAGACTGCGCCGGTCATCGAGTTGCAACTGGGGCTGGGAAGGGTGAAAGGCCGGGCCACAGGCACGGTGCCGGGACAGGGTGAGCTCACCCCTGAGGTCCTGGGCCGGGTGCTGGCCGGTTTCCTGGGACTGACGGCCCCGGAGGCGCCTGCCCCGGCCGCGGGCGGCGTCCGCCCCTCTCTGTGTCCCGGCTGCGGCCATCGGGGGGTCTTCTATGCCATCCGGGAAACCTTCCCCGAGGGCATCTTTCCCAGCGACATCGGCTGCTACACCCTGGGCATCAATCTCCAGGCGGTGGACACCTGCCACTGCATGGGGGCGGGCATCAGCCAGGCGGCGGGATTTTATCACGCCTACGCCGCCGGGGGGGATTTCCCCCCCATTGTGGCCACCATCGGCGACTCCACTTTTTATCATGCCGGGATACCGGCCCTGATCAACGCAGTGTTTCACCGGGCCCGCTTTATCCTGGTGATCCTGGACAACCAGACCACCGCCATGACCGGGCACCAGCCCACGCCGGCGCTGGGCATCACGGCCCAGGGTCTGCCGGCCACGCCGGTGCCCCTGCCGGAGTTGCTCCGGGCCTGCGGAGTCACGTTCCTGCGGGAGGTGGAGGCTTACAACCTCCCGGAGGTTAAGGATATTCTCCTGGAAGCGGACCGATTTTGCCGCTCGCCGGAGGGGGGCGTGGCGGTGATCATCGCCCGGCATCCCTGCCTTCTGACGCCGGAGGGGCGCCGTCAGCCCCGCTACCGGGTGCGGGTAACGGAGGAGTGCATCGGGTGCGGCCACTGCCTGGAGGCCTTTGAATGCCGGGGGCTTAAATGGGAGGAGGCCGAGGGGCGGGCCGCCATTGACCCGGTCACCTGTGCGGGCTGCGGGGTCTGCGTGCATGTCTGCCCCGCCGGAGCCATCGAGTCGGAAAGTGGGGACTGA
- a CDS encoding 2-oxoacid:acceptor oxidoreductase family protein, whose protein sequence is MRQQIIVSGVGGQGAVTLTRWLGEAAMALGVPVLTSETHGMAQRGGTVISMVKVGGYHGPLVPWGAADVGLFLREDNLAVHGGYLKAAGVAVVNTPNPGPYLGIDALGIALGLGLKPVTANLVLLGYAAGQGVLFCGAEVLGEVIRTHTPARFVEDSLKAFGAGMAAAREGGG, encoded by the coding sequence ATGCGGCAGCAGATCATTGTCAGCGGCGTGGGCGGGCAAGGCGCGGTGACTCTGACCCGCTGGCTGGGGGAGGCGGCGATGGCTTTAGGGGTGCCCGTCCTCACCTCCGAAACCCACGGCATGGCCCAGCGGGGGGGCACGGTGATCTCCATGGTGAAGGTGGGTGGGTATCACGGGCCCCTTGTCCCCTGGGGCGCGGCGGATGTGGGCCTCTTTCTTCGGGAGGACAATCTGGCGGTGCACGGCGGTTACCTCAAAGCCGCAGGGGTAGCGGTGGTCAACACCCCGAATCCGGGGCCCTATCTGGGAATTGACGCTTTGGGGATAGCCCTGGGGCTGGGACTGAAGCCAGTCACCGCCAATCTGGTGCTGCTGGGCTATGCCGCCGGCCAAGGGGTGCTCTTCTGCGGCGCCGAGGTCCTGGGAGAGGTGATCCGGACTCACACGCCGGCGCGCTTTGTGGAGGACAGTCTGAAGGCCTTCGGGGCCGGGATGGCGGCGGCCCGGGAGGGGGGCGGGTGA